The following nucleotide sequence is from Mucilaginibacter sp. cycad4.
AATAAAGCATAAAAATATTGAGCCGGTTACCGGCAATATCCTGTACCGGCAAAGCCTGAGCAGGGCCATGCAGGGCTGTGAACAAGTTTACCATACCGCAGCCCTTGCCAAAATGTGGTGCCGCAACCCCGATGATTACCACGAAACCAACGTGGTTGGTACACGGAATGTGCTTGAAGTTGCCGCCAATGCCGGGGTACAAAAAATTGTCTATACCTCTACCTGCGGCGTATGGGGCCCAACTGTTAAACACCCCATGAACGAGAACGATCCGCGGATTGCAGGCTTCCCCATTGCCTATGAGCGCACCAAATACCTGGCCGAGCTTGAGGTGCAAAATTTTGCAAAGCAGGGGGTGCATGTGGTTACGGTAAACCCTTCGCGTGTGTATGGCGAGGGGCCGGTTACCGAAAGTAATACCGTTGGCAAAATGGTGTCGGCCTATTTGCGCGGCAAATGGCGCTTTATACCCGGTAGTGGCGAACAGGTAGCCAATTATGCTTTTTTAACCGATGTGATTGATGGGCATTTGGCGGCTATGAATATTGGAACCAGCGGCGAACGCTATATTTTAGGGGGAGAGGATATCAGCTTTAATGATTTTTTCAATACAGTACACGAAGTATCCGGTAAGCAGCACCGCCTTATTCATCTTCCCTTAAAAGCAATTGAATTTTACAGCCACATTGAAAAGTTAAAAGCACAGCTT
It contains:
- a CDS encoding NAD-dependent epimerase/dehydratase family protein produces the protein MKVLVTGATGFIGRQLTLSLAMQGYDVKALCRNTDHPYLIKHKNIEPVTGNILYRQSLSRAMQGCEQVYHTAALAKMWCRNPDDYHETNVVGTRNVLEVAANAGVQKIVYTSTCGVWGPTVKHPMNENDPRIAGFPIAYERTKYLAELEVQNFAKQGVHVVTVNPSRVYGEGPVTESNTVGKMVSAYLRGKWRFIPGSGEQVANYAFLTDVIDGHLAAMNIGTSGERYILGGEDISFNDFFNTVHEVSGKQHRLIHLPLKAIEFYSHIEKLKAQLTGLRPFFLPEFAERLKYDQKYSSNKAITQLGYRITPFAEGMHKTVNYLKQA